The Prionailurus viverrinus isolate Anna chromosome B2, UM_Priviv_1.0, whole genome shotgun sequence genome contains the following window.
AGTGTGATAGCAACTTCAGTTTGGTTCCTGTGACAGTGAAGAGTGGGTGAGAGCCCTCTCTCCATGAGGCTCTTGGCACTAAGCTGTAGTCAGGAGCAGCTATCTGCCCCCTGCCACCCCAAGTCCCCTGAGGTTATATATTCTGTCACTAGGGGGCTGTGACTGTGCCTGAGGTATCTGCAGGTCAGTGGCTGCTCCTCAAAGGAGGAGCATGGTAGTTCTTCTGCTCTCCAGCTCACTTCCAGATATCTTGATAGACCCTTTCCCTGCCCCAGTCACTGGAGAGGAAGGTCcctggggggcggaggggggcggaCAGGGGGTTGAGATcactgtgtatttcttttcttccctactTCCCAAGGAAGGTAGAGAGAAATAGTTTGGCTGACCTACCCATCTCCTCCCCCCCTACCCCCAGGCCTATGAGCTGTCCACGCTGACAGGGACACAGGTGCTGTTGCTGGTGGCCAGTGAAACAGGCCATGTGTATACCTTTGCCACCCGCAAACTGCAGCCAATGATCACCAGTGAGACTGGCAAGGCACTGATTCAGACCTGCCTCAACTCGCCAGACTCTCCACCCCGTTCAGACCCCACCACAGACCAGAGAATGAGTGCCACGGGCTTTGAAGAGACAGACCTGACCTACCAGGTGTCGGAGTCCGACAGCAGTGGGGAGACCAAGGTGTGTTTGGGTCGCCTAtctgaggggaaggaaggggagggacttcaccggcagagaggggagggggtccCCGTCTCTCCCTCACTCAGGATAGGTGCCCACCGAGGTGGGATGGAGCCGGGTTAGTGCCCCTCATCCTAGGGGACAGGTGTCCATCCTCGCCATCCTGACAGGAGGCCGGCCCCCTAGATAAGCGGGCGGCCTCCGTGCCCTTATAAGGCCGGCTCCGGCTCCAGGCCGGCCTCCCGCCTGCAGCCCGCCCGCCTGGCAGGGCCCTTGCATTCCTCCCGCCAGCTGTCTccctgctgggggcgggggcgtaGCTTAGCCCTGCCCTCGCAGCAGGCTGAGTTGCCAGGGAGTAGGAAGGAAGCACTCGTGGGCTCCAGGGTCCTGGGAACCCAGCACTGTCGACAGGCGGGCTCGTTGACTGGGCTGGAGACTACCTTACTAGCCAGCCGCCTACCTCTTCAGGATGTCCGGGCCTGGGCACGTTTAGGGAGTGTATTCGCTGCTGCTAGGGATGCTAGCCCTAGTTACGccccccccttcctcttcccggtaaggagggggggcggggcttcCTCCATTGCTCCTCTGGGGAGCCCCACCTTCCGGGTGGCCCTTCACTAACTGGCCAATCGGAGGAAGCGGCACTGTTTGCCTTAGCAACGCCTTCGCCAATCAGAGGCTTCGAGCTCAGCTGCCTAGCAAACATCCCGCACTGACCCACCCCCAGTGTTTGAACCCCCTCAGTTCTCTGGGCTTGGTTCTCAGTTTgtggcttcctccttccccttctaaGAACAAAGGCTCGCTGAGGGGAGGGTCAGTGCTCCGGGATACCCCCTCTTACTGGCATATCATCTGTAATTGCAAACTCTTGAAGCAGTAGGGCTCATTTATTCCCAGGGAACTTTGTTGGAGGAATGAATTCCTTTGGTAGTTTAATAGGAGCGCCTATTTAataggggctcagtcggttgagcatcggactcttaatttcagcccaggtcacgatctcctggttagTGAGATAAAGCTCTGCTTCAGGCTTCGGGCTgacaacctgcttgggattctctctctctgcccttcccccatgtgcacacgtgctctctcaaaataaataaacaaacataaaaataataataaattatgtatttaaaaaatcccattgATAGTTTAAATCGTTAAGTATTTGGCATGAGTGCTTAATTGCCAAACACCCAAGATCTCTCTGAAACCCTAAATTACTTGAAAAACTCTTGTCCCTATCTCAGAAGCCTGGCAAATCAGAGctggaaagattttttaaaggacataGTAGCCCAGCCCCCTCATGTTTACAGAAGAGGAGAACTGAGGCTCGGAAAGAGGAAGTGATTTCCCCAGGGTCACATAGATGATCACTGCCAGAGCCGGGAATAGACCCCTGTGTCCTGGTCCCCCAGCCGATGTGATTTACCACAGTCCACTGGGGCAGAGAATTCAGGGAATTGGGATGGTATCATCAGCAGAGCAGCAAATACTTACTGCTCTTTTTAGGTGTCAGGAACTTTATGTGTGTTAACCTATTAATCTTCACAACACCTATGGGGGTAGGTCTTCTCCTTTTACAgacaggaaactgaggttcagcaGCTCAGTAACTTGTCCAGGGGTCAGACGGcaggtaaatggcagagctggggtttgaacccaagcTCACTGGTTCCAGTCTGGGTTGTGTCACGCCACACAAAGCCTCTGCAGGGGCAGGGTCCGGTAGAGGCTCACTGCTGCATCTTTCCTCTGGGTGTAGGACACACCGAAACCCGCGTTCACAGTCACCAACCTGCCGGGTACCACCTCTACCATCCAAACAGCACCCAGCACCTCTACCACCATGCAAGTCAGCAGCGGCCCCTCCTTCCCCATCACGAACTACCTGGCACCAGTGTCTGCTAGCGTCAGCCCCAGCGCTGTCAGCAGTGCCAACGGGACTGTGCTGAAGAGTACAGGCAGTGGCCCTGTCTCCTCCGGAGGCCTCATGCAGCTGCCTACCAGCTTCACCCTCATGCCCGGTGAGTCAAGTCACAGGGGGCAAACTGAGCGTGCCAAGAGTGGGTTTAGGGCTGGCACAAGGAGAACCTCTTTCCCTGCTAgaaggagggtgggcaggggccagagcCTGAGAGAAGCCTCTTGTGTCCCACTGGTAGGCACACCCTTCCCCGCTGGGACCCCTATTATCCTTGTCAATAAGTTTCAACCATACTCTCTGCCCTTGTCTAGCTAGCCCAGCCCTGTGCCCCCCACTGCCACAGGGACCATAGACATTCCACCACTTCCCTACCTTGAGTGGAGGATAGGTCATGTCCTTGATGGTTCAGTGCTAGCTCCTATGTCAACCAAGGAGGCAGAGGCaaggcctggggtgggaggaggagggaagggcacgAGCAGAGGGCAGAAACCCATGGAGACAAGATTCAGGACACAAAGGGCCTCTTTAGCTCCCAGGAAAGATAGCTATGGGAGTTGGGGAGCAGTGTGCCAGACCCTGGGCCTAGGGTTGTTTGTGGGTGCTTGGTGCAGGTGGTAGATGGGTAGGACAGAACATGAGTAAGTCTCTGTGTCTCATAGGTGGGGCAGTGGCCCAGCAGGTCCCAGTGCAGGCCATTCAGGTGCACCAGGCCCCACAGCAAGCGTCTCCCTCTCGCGACAGCAGCACAGACCTCACGCAGACCTCCTCCAGCGGGACAGGTATAGCTCAAAACTctcacctccctgccctgcctcatTCATGAGGCCTAGCAGCAAAGTGCCCAGCAATCTCCCTCCTATAACTAAGGTCTGAGAATTTCTTAATGTGGAGATGGAGGCATTTGGCTTAACCCTTATTCTAATCCTTATGGGAAAGTCAGGTGAGGATGGCTGGGTTTGGAATCCTGCCCTGTGGTAGGGCTATGGATTCCAGGAAGAAATTAGGGAGCATTGAGGCCACGCTTCTCTTCATTCAGATGAGAAGCTGGAGGCCCAGAAAGAAGTTACTTGCCCAAAGACACATGTTTGCTTAATTATCAGGAAAGATTTATAAAGCAGTTTCCTTGTGGGAGGGTATCCTAGGTTCTGAGTAGCTGTAATTCCTCTTGGTGTCTCTAGTCATTTCAGAAATGATGagacactttcaaaataaaattaattttaggttCTTGTTAGTGACAGTCTTGTTACACAAGGTGTGGTCTATGGACAGAAGCCtagcatcatctgggagcttgaTAGAAATGCAGACTCCTAAGTCTTACCCCaaacctactgaattagaatctgctttttaacaagatcccaggtgaCCTTATGCACGTTAACGTTTGATGTTTAAAAGATGAGTTTGTTAGCCACACGtttagaaagagggagaagtgagaacaaataaaaatgggaTAATGGAACCCCCTGAAAAGGGAGTATGTGAGTTTCCTTAGAGTGGGTCAGTCATTGTAATCTTTGTTTTTCCCAGGGCCTTAGGGTCTTGGAACAAAGAATTCAGCAGATAGACAACTGAATGGTACAATGTGATAGGATACAATTAAAGGTTGGTGCTCTtgtgttcaagaaaaaaataaggctttGCTTAGTTGATGAAAGGGAGCAGAGGAATGAGTCTTCTCCCACTTCTGACCTGGGAAGTGGCATGAGGGCTCTGGAGTCCTGGAATTCCTGGGAGTGGGATGGGGGCCAGTGCCAACCTCACagatgtgtgtctgtgtttgccaGTGACATTGCCCGCCACCATCATGACGTCATCCGTGCCCACAACTGTGGGCGGCCACATGATGTACCCTAGTCCCCATGCGGTGATGTATGCACCCACCTCGGGCTTGGCTGATGGCAGCCTCACCGTGCTCAATGCCTTCTCCCAGGCGCCATCCACCATGCAGGTGTCCCACAGCCAGGTCCAGGAACAAGGTGAGTtgtggggtggggctgagaaAAGGAGGACCATTTCCTCCTTTATATACCCACATACTCAAATGGTCCCCCACATATACACCTAGATgtacacattcacatacacaaaCTAGAATGTCCACAcatatacctacacacacacacacacacacacagatgcttgCACATATATTTTGACACCCATAGCTGTTCACTAGGCTACATATGCATACTTGAAAACGCATACCTACATGCACACATGGACACGGACACATTTGGACACTCACCTTTGGGCACGTACGTCTGAGGCTTACAGGGTCACTTGTGCATTTATCATCACTTCTCCGATAATCTGGAAGTTTCACTTGAGCAGGCGATTTGAGTATCTTTTGTGGTTTCCCACTGCAGGTGGTGTCCCCCAGGTGTTCCTGACGGCACCATCTGGGACAGTGCAGATCCCTGTTTCTGCAGTTCAGCTTCACCAGGTAGGTGGGGGGCACCCTTCACCCcatgccagccagccagccagccatttCTTTATCTTGACCTTGGGGATTCAATTTACCTATTGGTCAAAGCCAAGATCCCTAGTCAGGAGGCCTGTTTTCCTGGTCAGGCCTGTGGTGGACAGGCAGGCAAGCAGTGGGAGCTTCCCCTGGCTGGTCCCTCTTCCTTACACATCCTTTTCCCTCCAGATGGCTGTGATAGGGCAGCAGGCTGGGAGCAGCAGCAACCTCACCGAGTTACAGGTGGTGAACCTGGACGCCGCCCACAGCACCAAGAGTGACTGATCCGCCCTGCCGCCCTGGACAGATGGCCCAAGGGATGGCACCACTTATTTATTGTTGCCTTTTCACGTTTTCTTTACACACACGTTGACGGGccgcaggagggaggcagggaggaggagtgggCAGCCACGGGACTGAGCCCTCTCACTCCAGCCAAAGAAATGGGCCAGCCTGCCCTCCACCCCGtcctccctcaccctcccctcctaGCTCCACCTCCCATTTTCTGTTGATGGTGGGGCTGTCCTCCCTCCTCAGACTCCCCTTGCCAGCTTGGCTCCATGTTTGCCATGAGTATTAGCTTATCCAATGGGACCGTGCCCCACCTTCCCACACATAGGCCTCTGTGGGACTAGGCACCGTGTTCCCCCTGAGGAAGCAGTTGGGGTCCTCTCCCAGCCTTGCTGACTCTGTGTCAGCCCTGTGTCTGTCACAGGCTGGACAAAAAGAGCCCTACCCCTGCCCCTCAGGGAGCCACCTGGGGAGATGGGGCTTCTTCCCTCACGCTGCCGCCCCGTTGTCTCTGCAGCTCCTGAGAACTGGGCCTGTGCACAGAGCAGGGTTCTGGGGCcatctgccctgccctgccttgcCAATCCCCTTGGGACTCCAGGGACTCCCAGGTTGGAGGGAACCACCAGTGTTCCCTCTCACCCTGTCttccccccctctcctcccagctgcTTTACTTAAAGTtgattttgaactttttatttgaGGAGACGAAGTGAAAacaaatctataaatatatatttttaaaatatttaaacttttttttatggcGTTTTTCtcgtccccctccctccccaagctCCCCTTCCCTGGGGAGCCCTGGGGCTCCCCAGAACTGGCTGGGCCTCTGGGGACAGAGCCACCCCATGAGCTCGGGGCCCACCAGTGTGTAGGGGAGATTCTGGGATTGCCCGGTCCTGGGTTGTTTCCAGGAGAAAACCGGGGGAGGGGCCCTCAGGCCATGCCCCaacggggtggggagggtgacCCACAGCCCTGGGTCTCTTTTTGCCCTTTAGGGCTGTTgcaagggagagggaagagggagaccaaatgtgggggcgggggtgggagggtgtcAGGTAGAGGCAACTGACTTCATTTGTGCCACACACATGGGCATTGCAGCCTTGCGCTCCCCCAGGCCTGCAGCTGCCTGGGGCCCAAGTTGCAGTGAGCAGGGTGGGGTCTGGGAGGGGGTGAGAGGCAGGAATGGGGGGCAGAAGAAACGGGAGCAGCTCTTGGGCTGAGTATAGAGATAGGGGAGCCAGAAATGGGCAGCTCTCCCAGGGAGTGAGCAGCTActgtaacttttttaaattaagacaaaaagccttgaagaaaatgactttatttttctaagtgtaaCCTCAGTATTTATGTAATTTGTACAGGGGCCGTGCCCTACCCCACTCTGCCCGCTACGGGGTAGACCTTGAGGATGGGCCAGCATAGGGGGAGGGTCTTTTACCCTGTGTCAGAGCCTACCTTCAACCCCTATATCCAGAAAGGGAGCTTTTTTTCAGAACAGGGCAGCAGTTGGGGTGGAGTTTTATTAACCCCTGTGACTGCCTTCAGGAAGAACAATCCTGCTTCTGTGATTAggtgaaggggtgggggaagTTTTTGTGCACAGCCTAGTTATCAAGGGGATGATTTGCCGACATGTTTGAGAACCCCTGTAACCTCTAACCCCCATTGCTGTCTTGCCCCAGTTTGGGGTACCAAGATGGAAGTCACCATTCTGGGCTTTCTCCTGGAGATAGCTGGGGTTTATGGGTGGCTTACAAGGCTGGGGCATGGCAAATCAGGGGCCAGAGAGTGGGGGAGCTTGGGACTCAGGTCTGTAACTGCCCagccccctttctctgctcttgtT
Protein-coding sequences here:
- the SRF gene encoding serum response factor isoform X1, which codes for MLPSQAGAAAALGRGSALGGSLNRTPTGRPGGGGGGGGGGGTRGANGGRVPGNGAGLGPGRLEREAAAAATTTPAPTAGALYSGSEGDSESGEEEELGAERRGLKRSLSEMELGVVVGGPEAAAAATGGYGPVSGAVSGAKPGKKTRGRVKIKMEFIDNKLRRYTTFSKRKTGIMKKAYELSTLTGTQVLLLVASETGHVYTFATRKLQPMITSETGKALIQTCLNSPDSPPRSDPTTDQRMSATGFEETDLTYQVSESDSSGETKDTPKPAFTVTNLPGTTSTIQTAPSTSTTMQVSSGPSFPITNYLAPVSASVSPSAVSSANGTVLKSTGSGPVSSGGLMQLPTSFTLMPGGAVAQQVPVQAIQVHQAPQQASPSRDSSTDLTQTSSSGTVTLPATIMTSSVPTTVGGHMMYPSPHAVMYAPTSGLADGSLTVLNAFSQAPSTMQVSHSQVQEQGGVPQVFLTAPSGTVQIPVSAVQLHQMAVIGQQAGSSSNLTELQVVNLDAAHSTKSD
- the SRF gene encoding serum response factor isoform X2 encodes the protein MLPSQAGAAAALGRGSALGGSLNRTPTGRPGGGGGGGGGGGTRGANGGRVPGNGAGLGPGRLEREAAAAATTTPAPTAGALYSGSEGDSESGEEEELGAERRGLKRSLSEMELGVVVGGPEAAAAATGGYGPVSGAVSGAKPGKKTRGRVKIKMEFIDNKLRRYTTFSKRKTGIMKKAYELSTLTGTQVLLLVASETGHVYTFATRKLQPMITSETGKALIQTCLNSPDSPPRSDPTTDQRMSATGFEETDLTYQVSESDSSGETKDTPKPAFTVTNLPGTTSTIQTAPSTSTTMQVSSGPSFPITNYLAPVSASVSPSAVSSANGTVLKSTGSGPVSSGGLMQLPTSFTLMPVTLPATIMTSSVPTTVGGHMMYPSPHAVMYAPTSGLADGSLTVLNAFSQAPSTMQVSHSQVQEQGGVPQVFLTAPSGTVQIPVSAVQLHQMAVIGQQAGSSSNLTELQVVNLDAAHSTKSD